From Drosophila suzukii chromosome 2R, CBGP_Dsuzu_IsoJpt1.0, whole genome shotgun sequence, a single genomic window includes:
- the LOC108018232 gene encoding beta-glucuronidase isoform X12 produces MLYPRESETREVRSLDGIWNFVRSDQANPTQGVRDEWYAKELSQSRPTIPMPVPASYNDITTDNLRDHVGTVWYDRKFFVPRSWAKDQRIWLRFGSVHYEAYVWINGQKVVKHEMGHLPFEAEVTDLLNYGAENRITVMCDNALIQTTVPQGRITEVPNDGGMTIVQSYTFDFFNYAGIHRSVHLYTTPRTFIEEVEVTTNLSGDASVGEVFYSVSVNGSAANEADNVLQIQANLYDKEGKLVANATSDGKLGGTLQVNQVKPWWPYLMHPEPGYLYELEIKLLATNEELLDVYRLKVGIRTLSWNKKQFLINGKPVYFRGFGRHEDADIRGKGLDNAVMVRDFNLLKWIGANAYRTSHYPYSEESMQFADEHGIMIIDECPSVDTENFSQELLGKHKSSLEQLIHRDRNHPSVVMWSIANEPRTGSMSADSYFELVANYTRSLDSSRPITAAIAVPHTQDKAGRSLDIISFNRYNAWYSNTGRLDMVTQNVIDEATAWNKHYNKPIIMSEYGADTLEGLHMQPAYVWSEEFQTEVFSRHFKAFDELRKKGWFIGEFVWNFADFKTAQSYTRVGGNKKGVFTRARQPKAAAHLLRKRYFALGRDLDQCNFPDDLFTYIADLIS; encoded by the exons ATGCTTTATCCCAGGGAATCGGAGACGCGGGAGGTGCGATCTTTGGACGGCATCTGGAACTTTGTGAGGTCCGACCAGGCGAATCCCACGCAGGGAGTGCGGGATGAGTGGTATGCCAAAGAGCTGAGCCAGAGCAGGCCGACGATCCCGATGCCAGTGCCCGCCTCCTATAACGACATAACCACGGATAACTTGAGGGACCACGTGGGCACCGTGTGGTACGACCGGAAGTTCTTTGTGCCCCGCTCCTGGGCAAAGGACCAGAGGATCTGGCTGAGATTCGGCAGTGTGCATTATGAGGCTTATGTG tgGATCAATGGCCAGAAGGTAGTGAAGCACGAGATGGGTCACCTGCCCTTCGAGGCTGAGGTGACGGACCTCCTGAACTACGGGGCCGAGAACCGGATTACAGTGATGTGCGACAACGCTCTGATCCAGACGACTGTGCCGCAGGGCAGGATCACGGAAGTGCCCAACGATGGAGGGATGACCATCGTGCAGAGCTACACCTTCGACTTCTTCAACTATGCGGGGATCCACAGGAGCGTGCATCTGTACACCACGCCACGCACTTTTATCGAGGAGGTTGAGGTCACCACAAACCTTTCGGGGGATGCCAGTG TTGGCGAGGTGTTTTATAGCGTTAGTGTGAATGGAAGCGCTGCCAACGAGGCGGATAATGTCCTGCAAATTCAGGCCAACCTGTACGATAAGGAAGGCAAATTGGTAGCCAATGCAACGTCAGACGGAAAACTGGGGGGCACGTTGCAAGTGAACCAGGTGAAACCGTGGTGGCCCTACCTAATGCACCCGGAACCCGGTTACCTGTACGAGCTGGAGATCAAACTGCTGGCGACCAATGAGGAGCTCTTGGATGTCTATCGGCTCAAAGTGGGCATACGCACTTTAAGTTGGAACAAAAAGCAGTTCCTGATAAACGGCAAGCCCGTTTATTTCCGTGGATTTGGTCGACACGAAGATGCGGATATCAGGGGTAAAGGTCTAGATAATGCCGTAATGGTTCGGGATTTCAACCTACTTAAATGGATTGGAGCGAATGCGTACCGCACCTCCCATTATCCCTATTCCGAGGAGTCCATGCAATTCGCGGATGAGCACGGAATCATGATCATCGACGAGTGTCCCAGTGTGGATACAGA AAACTTCAGCCAGGAGCTGCTGGGCAAGCATAAATCGTCGCTGGAACAGCTCATCCATAGAGATCGCAATCATCCGAGTGTTGTGATGTGGTCCATTGCCAATGAACCCCGAACTGGCAGCATGAGTGCGGACTCTTACTTCGA ATTGGTGGCCAATTACACACGCTCGCTGGATAGTTCCCGACCCATTACGGCTGCCATTGCTGTTCCCCACACCCAGGACAAGGCG GGACGTTCTCTGGACATTATCAGCTTCAATCGCTATAATGCCTGGTATTCAAACACAGGACGGCTGGACATGGTTACCCAGAACGTGATCGACGAGGCCACCGCCTGGAACAAACATTACAACAAACCCATTATCATGTCTGAGTATGGAGCGGATACCCTGGAGGGTTTGCATATG CAACCAGCTTATGTGTGGTCGGAGGAATTCCAGACAGAGGTGTTTTCCCGTCATTTTAAGGCCTTTGACGAGCTGCGCAAGAAAGGATGGTTTATTGGCGAGTTTGTGTGGAACTTTGCCGACTTCAAGACAGCTCAAA GCTATACCCGCGTGGGCGGCAATAAAAAGGGCGTATTTACCCGCGCCCGTCAACCCAAAGCGGCTGCCCATCTCCTCCGGAAGAGATACTTTGCCTTGGGCAGGGACTTGGACCAATGCAACTTCCCGGACGATCTCTTCACCTACATCGCCGACTTGATATCCTAA